Proteins co-encoded in one Oreochromis aureus strain Israel breed Guangdong linkage group 3, ZZ_aureus, whole genome shotgun sequence genomic window:
- the LOC120437482 gene encoding uncharacterized protein LOC120437482 isoform X2, whose product MEIMVFFTLLLLVCSVSTNQTEADNEIVDQQISNQQPCPQDIHAVLREMAVSLALQTERITVLQKENQDQAAKLKEMERQKTELDQLKLQSKEQAAKLETEIDQLKLQSEEQVAKLESQKTEIDQLKHELQVKQVAFSVSLLDQGYGYTGPYNTHMTLIFKRVVTNIGNTYNPHTESDPAVVYSAVRTEDIMYR is encoded by the exons ATGGAGATCATGGTGTTTTTCACACTGTTGCTTCTGGTCTGCTCTGTTTCCACAAATCAGACTGAGGCAGATAATGAAATTGTTGACCAGCAGATTTCAAACCAACAACCCTGTCCACAGGACATCCATGCTGTGCTCAGAGAGATGGCAGTCTCACTGGCTTTACAGACAGAGCGGATTACTGTCCTACAGAAAGAGAATCAAG atCAGGCCGCAAAGCTAAAAGAAATGGAGAGACAGAAGACTGAGCTCGACCAGCTGAAGCTGCAGTCCAAAG aacaAGCAGCAAAGCTGGAGACTGAGATTGACCAGCTGAAGCTGCAGTCAGAAG AACAAGTAGCAAAGCTTGAGAGTCAGAAAACTGAGATCGACCAGCTGAAGCATGAACTACAAG tcaaACAGGTGGCTTTCTCAGTCAGTCTGCTGGATCAAGGTTATGGATACACTGGACCCTATAACACACATATGACTCTGATCTTCAAACGTGTTGTCACAAACATTGGAAATACCTACAACCCACACACAG
- the LOC120437482 gene encoding uncharacterized protein LOC120437482 isoform X1: MEIMVFFTLLLLVCSVSTNQTEADNEIVDQQISNQQPCPQDIHAVLREMAVSLALQTERITVLQKENQDQAAKLKEMERQKTELDQLKLQSKEQAAKLETEIDQLKLQSEEQVAKLESQKTEIDQLKHELQVKQVAFSVSLLDQGYGYTGPYNTHMTLIFKRVVTNIGNTYNPHTGIFTAPVRGVYHFYWTVYGNGNIPAGAYLFRNGEKIFVTFVRQTSGGVSASNGASLLLEVGDQVSVRIDPGARLFDNQNHHTTFSGHLIFTM; the protein is encoded by the exons ATGGAGATCATGGTGTTTTTCACACTGTTGCTTCTGGTCTGCTCTGTTTCCACAAATCAGACTGAGGCAGATAATGAAATTGTTGACCAGCAGATTTCAAACCAACAACCCTGTCCACAGGACATCCATGCTGTGCTCAGAGAGATGGCAGTCTCACTGGCTTTACAGACAGAGCGGATTACTGTCCTACAGAAAGAGAATCAAG atCAGGCCGCAAAGCTAAAAGAAATGGAGAGACAGAAGACTGAGCTCGACCAGCTGAAGCTGCAGTCCAAAG aacaAGCAGCAAAGCTGGAGACTGAGATTGACCAGCTGAAGCTGCAGTCAGAAG AACAAGTAGCAAAGCTTGAGAGTCAGAAAACTGAGATCGACCAGCTGAAGCATGAACTACAAG tcaaACAGGTGGCTTTCTCAGTCAGTCTGCTGGATCAAGGTTATGGATACACTGGACCCTATAACACACATATGACTCTGATCTTCAAACGTGTTGTCACAAACATTGGAAATACCTACAACCCACACACAG GTATTTTCACTGCACCAGTGAGAGGAGTCTACCACTTTTACTGGACAGTATATGGAAATGGAAATATTCCTGCAGGTGCCTATTTGTTCAGGAATGGAGAGAAAatttttgttacatttgtaCGTCAAACATCTGGTGGTGTGAGCGCCTCTAATGGAGCCTCACTGCTTCTAGAGGTTGGAGATCAGGTGTCTGTACGTATTGATCCTGGTGCAAGGCTATTTGACAATCAAAACCATCATACCACCTTCAGTGGTCATCTGATATTCACCATGTGA